GTTATCGCAAGCCCTTCAGTGTGGAAGCGGCAGCTCTCTCGGCAGTTCAATGTCTTGATGCAGGCATGAACGAGCAGGAAATTTCTGAAGACTGGCACGAGGTCTGCCATTTCGGTACTCCCTTATTCCTTCAGGAATTGACCCGATTATTGGTTTTCGGGGGTGTTACTCAGCGCGAGTATCGACTCTTTAGCAGACTGGCAAAGCGTTACTATCAACGGTCTCACTTGCCACTGATGCAGAAGATGTTGCGAGACGAGTGTCCTCCACTTCTGGATTCCGAGAGAGTGATGGCGAAGCCCGAGATTCTCTTCACTTTTTCAGTCGCTTTCCCCTGCTGGATTCACTTTCGCAAAACACCTTGGGAGTTGTACCTAGCGGCAAGGTGTGGGGATTTTGAGGCTTTCGAGTCTCTGGCAAGGCTCGATTCCAGCATTCTCCAGGAGCCTCGTTTAGCCTCTCAAGCGGCTCGACTAGCGCTTCATCATCCTGATCAGTCTCGGCTTCTTCTGAGGGCTGCTGAGCGTGGTATTTCTGACACGCTAACTCTGGCGAAAGTGAAGTTCTTCCTGGGTGGCTTTTTGTATTCCATGGCCGAACAGATGGAGAGATTCGCCAAACGGGAACCGATCTACGAAGCTGTTCTCCAAAGTGCTCAGCCAGGCTACGAACGAGAAGTGCGTGGTTGGGTTAGCAAAGAGCGGCGAAAGATGGAGCGTGTAAAGACTGGTTGCCGCCTCACTTCGATGGATATTCGTAAGCTGTTCGATGCGGTCGCTCGGGATAAGGGGACTGGACTTGTCGATCCCGATTTTGATCAACAGCCCAATACCATACACCAGCGTTTGGCGCGTAACTGCTGGCCGGTGAGTGACTTGCTACAGAGTGACATTCGGCGCGCTGCGTGATGCGAGGGGCTTTCAGCCCTTGATTCGCGATCGTTGCTTCCATGTCAAACCGGAAGCAAAAAACACCGATCGTGCCTCGCCAATACGGCGAATTTCTTGTCACAGAGGCCATTGTGGAGCGCCGCAAGCGTTCCAAGCGTCCTGAGAGCGCGAAGGCCTTGCCGCTTTTTGATGCGGCTGATGGTAAGCAGCCTGAAACGCCTTGGGCGTGCGAGCGGAGCAAGAGCGAGCGGGCGGAGCCCGCCGCACTGCCCGCCGCCGCAGGCGGTGGGCTCTTATTTCAATCTAATGCGCAATGCTGTGACAAAGATCCTTCTGAATCCCTGCCTTCTGTTTCCTCCCCTACTCCTACCCCCTCCTTCGATTCCTTCCCTCCTGATCCTTCCGTCGTCTACTCCCTTGATGAAATTAGTCGTCCTCTAGGGACGAAACTCATCCTCCGTGGCTGTGGCTGTCGTAAGTGGCACTGTGCCGACTGTGGCCCAAGTATGGGCTGGCGGCTACAGTCGAAGCTGATCGAACGCGTAGGGCACTTTAAGAGCGTCCTGGGGATCACGCTCACCGTCGATGGGAGTTTGTTCGAAAGTCAGGAGCTGGCTTGGCAGTACGTGATGGAAGAACGCCTGCTTTCGCGGTTCCGTCGAGAGCTCGAACGCTTGGGCTATCTCCACAGCAAGCATTACTTCTGGTCGATGGAGTTTCAGAAGAAAACCTTCCAGTCCCACTGGCACCTGCTTTTCGATGCTAAGCATGTCCCGTATGGCGTCGTCGTCGAAATCTGGAGTCGTTTTCGCCCGAAGTGGGCTCCTCCCCTCGCCGAGCCGATTACAGCGGAAAACTATCAAGGAAAGGCACCAGCGTTTGGAAGTGTCTGGATCAGTCCTCCTGGGCCAGCGCACAAGGCCGCCTTCTATGCCACGAAGTACTTGATCAAGCATCCCGCCGAGGGCTATCCCGATTGGGTGCTTGATCGTGTGGGACGGATGCCGAGGTTCGGGCATAGCAATGGGTTCTTCCCTCGTCCAAGCAACCACGATGCCAGCTGCTTCTGTGAAGAATGTCGTGGAGAACGGGCACCTTCCCCTGTCGCTAGTAAGCCGCGAAAGCCGAGTAGCCAGCCAGCAGCGCGCCGCCGTGAAGCAAAAACGATTCGAGAGCGAATTGCCGCGTGCAAAACTACTTGCTCCATCGTGGAAGTCGAGCAGCTTCAGCTTCCCGATGGGTCGGTGGTGGATGGTAAAGGCCGATATGGCGGAAAGCTCGAAATTCCCTACGCCGAAGTTCGCGAGTACATCGGAGCCGAAAACGATAAGCGGTCGGCCCTCGAAGTTGATCCATACACCCTCGATGAACTGCAAGCGAAAGCGAGAAGCAGTCAAGATCGTCAGGAGAATCCCTCATGATTTCTCCTGGTCCATCTCACGAATCTGTTTATCCCTCGTGGATCGATGCGAAACTCATCGAGCTGACGATTCTCACGTGGTCACCGTTCTACGGTCGCGAGTTGACTCGGCAAGAGGCGATCGAGATACTCGTCAACTTCGGCATGCTCATCGATACGATCAAGGCAGAAGAATCATGAAGCGATACGTGGCACTGGCGCGAGTTTCCAGCCGTGAGCAAGAGCGAGAAGGGTTTTCGCTCGAAGTGCAAGAGAGTGCTCTCGAAGGATTTGCCAAGCGCTCGGGCGGAGAGATAACGAAGCTCTATCGATTAGCGGAGACTGCCAGCAAGCAGGAAGCGCGAACGTCGTTTCGTGAACTCCTGGCCTATGCCCGTGAGCATGCTGCGAATCTGGACGGGGTTTTGTTCTACAAGGTCGACCGAGCGGCCCGAAATCTCTTCGACTACGTCGAACTCGAGCGACTCGAAGCCGACTATGGCTTGCCTGTGATCTACGTGGCACAGCCGACCGAAAATTCTCCTGCGGGAAGAATGCAGCGTCGAATTCTAGCCAATATGGCGACGTTCTACACCGAGCAGCAATCGGTGGATGTGCGTGAGGGGTTGGCTCGCCGAGTGCAAAGTGGCCTCTTCGTGGGCAAGGCTCCGTACGGCTACACCAACAAGCGACAGGATGGGCGGAGTGTTGTTGTCGTCGATCCGAAAGCAGCAGCTGCCGTTCGTCGTGCCTTCGAACTCTATGCCTATCACAGTCACACGCTCGATAGCCTCTCGGCACAACTCACGCGCGAGGGGTTCGAATACTCGCCTACTCATCCTGGGTTCGTACGCAGTAAGCTCCACATGATTCTGCGCGATCGTGCCTATCTCGGCGAAGTTCGGTATCGCGATGCCTGGCACCCTGGCGTTCATCCTCCGATTGTTCCTGGGGAGGTTTTCGAGCGGGTGCAAGAGCTGTTCGGGGTGAAGACCTACCATGCCAGTGAATCGGTCTACGGTGGTGCAATGATTCTTTGCGGCCACTGTGGCAAGCCCCTGGTGGTGGAAGTGAAGCGAAAGACTTCCAAGACAGGGACACGCGAGTATCGGTACTATCGATGCGCTCGCTACAACGCCGAAGAGCATCCTCGCGTTCGTCTGGTGGAATCGGAACTAGATCGGCAAATGCTCGATCTGTTTCAGAGGATGCGAATCGAAGATGAGGGAGTTCGCCGCTGGGTGGTCGAAGTGCTTCGTGCAAAGTCCAAAACTGCGGAGCAAGATGCGACGGCTGAGCGCGATGAGCTGCAGCGAGAACTCGACGCTGTTCGGAAGCAGAAAGATCGATTGCTGAGCCTGCGTCTCCTTGATGAGATTGAATCGGAGACTTTTGCCGCGAAGCAGTCGGAACTACGTTCCAAGGAAACGAAGCTGCAAACACGACTCGAAGGAACTTCTCGTCAGCAGTCGGAAAGAGGCGATTTGGCGGTGAAAGTGTTTGAACTTTCGCAAGCTCTTGGGGCTAAATGGCTTGCGGCCGATATCGCAGAAAAGCGACTACTTCTAGAAATCGTCTGTTTGAACTTGAAGCTCGTCGACGTAACTCTAGTCCCAGCAATGAGAAAGCCCTTCGACATGCTCGCCGAAGGGCTTCTTGTCTCATCAAGTCGGGGTGACAGGATTTGAACCTACGGCATCTACATCCCGAATGGTGGAGTGCAGCACTGTAGCAATGTGTAGTTATTTGTTGGCATTCGGGGAGAACTGACTGCAATTCAACTGAATGTGGTAGTTATCACAGAAGTAGGTGGAAATCGCAGATCTGCCGCGAATTTAGGCTGAAAAGTGGAGCGATAAAGTCCAAAATGCTACTTGTCATCCGCAAAGATCACGATGAAATTGGGCTTGGCTTTATCAGCACCAAAGACAGGCCACGCAAGCAGCAAAGCTGCTGCCGCGAATAGGAATGTACGAGTCATGGCGCATGTAATCCGTGTCAACTGGGAGAATCACTGATTGTAAACTGCTCAACATGCTGCCACCACTTTTTGGAGTTCAATTGCCAAATTGTGAAGTTCAGCGCAGCCGCGAAGTCGCGGTCCAATCCTAGAGCCTGTTATTGACTTATCTGCTTGAAATTGCTGTAGTTAGGGGATGAAACACACGACAGGGAAGTCGTATCCCAGCGACGTAACGGATGCGGAGTGGGAATTCCTGCTCCCTTACTTAAGCCTCATGCGCGAGGATGTGCCGCAGCGCGCCTATTCACTGCGCGACCAGTTTAACGCCATGCGCTACGTGGTGAAAACAGGAATCCAGTGGGACTTCCTGCCGCATGAAATGCCTCCGTGGCGGGCCGTCTATCAACAAATGCGACGCTGGTTCGAAGCGGGAGTCTTTGAGGAAATTGCGCAAGACCTCAGGCTGATGGTGCGTCTTTTGGAAGGACGTGACGAACAGCCAACCGCTGTGATCATGGATGCTCGAACGCTGCAATCGACTCCTGAAAGTGGAGGCCGCGCGGGATACGACGGCGCGAAGAAAAAGAAGGGTTCGAAGGCCAATATTGCCGTCGATACACTGGGAAATCTGCTGGCGGTTTACATCACTGCAGCCAATGAGCAAGACCGCGACCAAGTCGCCATCCTCTCGCAGAGAGTGCAAGAGGTGACGGGCAGCAACGTGGAGATAGCGTACGTCGATCAAGGCTATACGGGCGCCGCAGCAGCCGAGCAGGCTGAAGCATCCTCGATAAGATTACAAGTTATAAAACATACCGAGACCAAGCGAGGCTTTGTCCTATTGCCACGCCGCTGGGTTGTTGAGCGCACCTTTGGTTGGCTGAGTCGCTTCCGCCGTCTCGCGCGTGATTATGAGAGACTCACCGTCACGCTCACCAACTTCCACTGGCTCGCCTTCCTCACCATACTCCTCGCAAAAATCTACAGACAAAGTCAATAACTGGCTCTAGGGCAGATGGGAAAGTTGATAACTCCGCATTGTCGAACTGGTCGGTGCTATCGAATCCATCAACCTGCACGTCGTCCAGTAGCGATGCCCCACACGAGAAAGACGGGCACAACGCGAAGTTAGTGGCAGTGCATGTGGCGGCTGTTTGGGACAAGTCTACCCAGGTGCATGAAAGCCACATCCCCAAGGTCGCAGGGGACAAGCAAGGCATTCGGTCTCAAGGTTGGAACCTGTCACTATCGGCTTTCTTCGGTTCTTGGACGACAAGCACAACGACTGGTCGGGAAAGCCCAACCAAATCGGCTGTCGAAGCAGTTCGCGCAATCAACGTGTGAATTCCGAGCGGAAGTGGGCCGATCTCAAGCGTCAATTGGTGATCCTTCATTTCGCCCGTAGTGAGCAGGTTACCGCCGTCATAGAGTTCGATCTTGCCATCCGCAAGCGCGGAGTCGGCAGCAATCAAGACGGCGATACGATCCTTAACGCCATAAGTGCTGAGGGGTCGCTTATCGCCTTGGGGCATTGGCGAAACGATCCGCAAAAGCGGCTTGCGCGCAACGAACGCCTGCCAAACATGGGCCGTTTGTGGACCAGGTAGCCAGCATGCGGTGGACTTCGCATCCGAATAGCTCTTGGCGGGGGCGATGGTCGCGGCAGCGGAGGTCCATGTGGTCGGATTGCCATACCAAACCGAGTCGGGATCCACGGGCCGCAGTCTCACGGGGCCATCGACCGGCGAAGCATCGGCGGGAAGCCTTTGACGAATCACCTCATCAAAGAAGGGCCAGAAGAGGTTGTTAGACTGTCCCCATTCGTGCTTTCGGTCCCATTGAACGGTGATGGCCCACTTCGAATCGAAGTCGGTTCGACGTTTGGGTAACAGCTCTTCGTGTTGTGACATCTGCCTGCCATCGCGCTCGCCGAAGATGCTCATCATCGGCACCCCTGACGTCCGCCTTGTCTCGGGCCCCACTTCGAGACAAGCCAGTCCACAAGCAATGAACCTGTCAGGCAGTTGCTCGGCCAGAGAGACGCACATGCCAACTCCAGCCGACATACTTGCAGCGATCAGCGGAGCATGTGCGATTTCGGGGTGCTTGCTCTGAGTTGCCAGATCTTTCAGCCCGGCCAGGAGCGTCGCACCAAACTCTGCCTTATCAACCCGCATGAAGTTGCTGCCCACGAGTGCGAACTTCCAGTGGCGGCACATCGCACGGGACTGCTCTTGCTCAACTCCCGTGATATTGAAGGGCATCAAGTAGATGCCGCGAATAGACGGTTCGTCTTCGGGCAGCCAGAGCGAGAAGACGACATGGTTGAGGCCGCCGTCAATTCGATCGACAGACTTCTTGGGCTTCTGAAGCGGAACTGCCGTCTGGTAGATCGTCTCGCCGGGTTTGCCTAATGGGGGCAACGGCGGCGGTTCTGCTGCGAAGACAGTGAGCGCAGGGGCGCAGAGGAGAAACAAAAAGAACCAAAAGCGAGACATAGGCCCACTCCGAGTCAGTTTACGCCTATGCCAGCAATTCCGAGATGACACCCGTTTGATCAACGTCCCGCAGGCCGGGATCGGGCACGCCAAACTTGTCGCGAGGTTTGCCAACCGCATGCAGGAGCGTGCAATAAAGATTGGCCATCGTGCGGTGGTTTGGGGTCCCGTAGTTGGGGAACTGCAGATAGCGTCCGTCAGTCTTCAGTTTGCCACCGAGATTCCCGATCAGTACTACCGGCCATTCATAGAGGCTGGGGTGATGCCCTTCGCCGGAATCACTTAGATAGACGAGCAGCGTATTGTCCAGCATAGTGCCGGAACCTTCAGGTGTATTTTGTAGCTTAGCGACCAGTCCGGCGATGAGCCTGGTATGGAAACGCCGCAACTCAACGAAGCAGTCCTCTGACGATTCCCTTCCATAAGCATTGCCGTGACCGATCCCATGGAGATCGGGAATGTTAAATTCGGGAAACTTACCGAACTGCTGCCCCCCTCCACCACTCGCCAGCGTGACGACGTTCGTCAACCCAGCCACGAGTGCCGCGCCGGCGATTTCAAACTGCGCCTCGAGAATCAAACTGGAGACACTGGTCGTCGCCTTTTCACCGAGCTTGGGAACGACCTTCTTGAGCTCCTCGGTTTTGGCGACGAGTTCGCGTTGTCGATTGTGCAAGGTCTCGAATGCTTCGAGATAACGATCAAACTTCTGACGCTCGTCGCCCACCAACTCGGCGCGGGAGCGGCGGACATCATCGGCCATGAAGTCGAGCAGATTCGTGCGACGGTCAAAGGCAGCTTTGCCTGAGCCCTCGGCCACGCTGCCAAAGAGCGATGCAAAAGCTAAGTCGGGCGAGCAGATAATTGGGACTTCCTTGCCCGGACCGGCTGCCGAGACTCGATAATTCATGGGCCCCTCCCCGCCATTGAGTCCCACAGCGACATGAGAAAACGTGCCGGGTAAGGCCTCGCCAATCGCTGAGTCGATGGTTTGCATCATCGCTCCCCGGTTCGCTCCATAGGCACCGAGTGCCCCATGATTGGCCGAATGGTCACTGATGGCGATGCGTCCTGAGAGACCTTGAACGAAAGCCATCCGATCTTTAAACGGCGTGAGCGGCTCTAAGGCCGAATGCAACTCCTTGTCGTGCAGCGTGAGTTCTTCCAGCTTGTCGTTGGTAGGTCGTTCATTTCGGCCATCGGGCCGACGTTTGACACCCACAGGCACAAGATGATTGGGATTCAAGCCGTTGCTTTGGACGACGAAGACAACTCGTTTGCGGAGCGCATGCTGCTCATCACCGGCGGCGTGTGCCGCGAGCTGTGCGAGGATCGGTGACAGCAGTGTAGCCCCAGCGCCGAGGGTGATCCCCTTGAGCAAGCTGCGACGTGTTAGTTCGGTGCTCATTGTGGGGCTCCCAAAGTTGTTGGCTGCGGATCAAGAGGTGACGGGGTAGCGCGAAGCAGGAATGAATCTGACGTTAGCAGTGAGACGACAAGAGCCTTGAAACTTCCTCCGCTTTCCACATAAGAGCGATCGGCTTGTTGCAACGTCCGAGCATCTGCCAGGGTTTCGTTGCGACCTAGGAAGTAGCGGAACGCATGCCGCACAAAGACTTGGCGCACACGATCCGAATCAGCCAAGCGGAGGACCAGTTCACGCGGATCGCGGACGGTTCCATCGAGCCGCGCATCTCCGCTATTGGCAATCGTTCCGGAGGTGTCGAGCGCCACTTCGCGAGTTATTGGCCCCAGTTGTTTCCCCTTGTTATCGACGTTTTTCTCGGTAGCTTCGAGGTCGAGCACCGCTTCCGTCGAGCGGAATCGGCCATAGTGATCGAAGTTCTCCAAGGGCAATCCGAGTTCATCCATTTGCTGATGGCACTTCCAGCACTTCGCATCACGCGTGACGGTAAGTCGATCTCGATAGGTGCGATGTTTATCATCGGGAACTTGGGCCACCACGCCAATCGGCAGATCGGGCACGGTTCCTCCGAGCAAGCGTTCTCGAATCCAGCGGCCGCGGCGAACGACGTCGTTGTCAAAATTCGTGCTCCAGGCGACCAACCAACTTGGTTGCATCAGAATGCCCAGCCTCTGGCCTTCGGGAAGCTCTGTCGGTTGCTTCTGGGGCCATTGCTGAAAGCCATAAACGGCATCGACGCCTCCGAGCCATTCCGGCTTGTTCTTGGGGTTTTTGTCCGGTGGTGGGATCACATCGAACGGCACTCCGACCAGCGGTCGATCGGGTTGGGACTTGTCGACCTTGGTGTTGTAATTCACAAACGAGAGTCGCGTGGTGAGCAATTCACGCAAGACATCTTTGTCTTGCTCCAGGATATGGAGTACCAGACGATCGGTGTCGCTCACCAATACTTGGGGAACATGCTTGATCTTGTCGGTCGGTTTGTCCTTGAAGACATCTGGGGCGCGGTGGTATTCGAAGTACTCTTGGAAAAACCGCAGCAGTCTCGGCTTCTTGATTTTGGGATCATCCAAAATGCGCTTCACATGAGCGGCCACCTCTTCCCTGGTGGTTAGTTCACCTTTTTCAGCAGCCTGCATGATGCCGCTTTCTCGACGGTCTCCCAGGGCCAAGCTCAATGCGCGGGCTAATTCCAGCGGCTTCAGCGCTTGCCGACCGGAATCACCTTCGGTCGCTGCACCGACTTCGGAACGATACATCGCATCGGCACGTAGCAGCACCGCCTGAAGCATCGTCTTTACGGCGGCGGGGCGATCTCCGTCCGTCGCACATTTTTCATAGAGAGAAAGGAATCGTTCAACTTCGCTGGCATCCGCTTTGCGGCCAATCGCTAAGCGGAACTGTGTTTGCACTGCGGATTCCAACTGCTCGCGACTCGGCACAAGCGCCGGGTCCATCAGTTTGACGAATTCACCGATGGTGTCGTTCTTGCCCTGAAGTTTGCCCTCTTTGATCACGTGGGCCGTTTGTCCCGCAACGATGATTTCGGCGTTCCGCAGCAAGACTTCAGTGCTCGGTTCATCAATCGAGTACAACTCGGCGAAATCCTTAATGCCGCGTTCGGGAATCACTGTGAACGGCTGAACCAATCCGTCGGCGCGTCCCCGATGCACTTCTCCTACAAAGCCTTTGTAGCCATCCGGGCTGAGCCGCCACACTCGTGCGGAAGTGGGCGCATTGCCTGTAGCTAGATTGCCGAACAATAACTCGTGTGAGATCAAATTCCCTTGGTTCGGCAGGGGGAGCCGCTGTTTGCTCGCTTGCAGAGAAAGCCACTCCAGAACCGTGGCTAACTTTTCGCGGGGGATTTGGGGTTCTTCCTCCGGTGGCATGAGTCCCCCGCGAAGTTGTTCTCGTACCATGTTCCAGCGAGCAAGATCGTTGCTTTCGTTGGTTGACAAATCGTCCAGACGGACGTCACCCTCCTGCTTGTTCGGGCCGTGACACTTCATGCAGTGCGTCTTGATCACTTGCCTAACAAGAGTGGCATTCGCGTCTTCCGCCGCAATTGCAGCGTGGTGTGTAGGAGCAACTAGGCACCATGCAACAAAAACGCACGACGAGAAGACGTTACAGACTCTGTTTATGTCGCTGTTCATGTCGGGTCAGCCTTGATGATTTAATCGGCAACCGAAGAGGAGGCGATGGGAATCGTGCGCAGGAAATATTCCTGCCAGGCGGTGTTCGGGCCCCCATTCGCCTTCTCGCCAGCATGGGCAATCGTCGTGTGGAACAGGTCATCGAAACCAGCCCGCTGCGAAGTCCAGCTCTCGCCCCTCGCTGTTGCTTGCAATGGTGCCTGGTCGTCTACTTGGAGCGGTGCTCGCTGCCGAGCGTCGAGGCGACCTGCGGCCAGTTCAGTGGCACGCTTTTCGAGGAAT
This window of the Pirellula staleyi DSM 6068 genome carries:
- a CDS encoding recombinase family protein — encoded protein: MKRYVALARVSSREQEREGFSLEVQESALEGFAKRSGGEITKLYRLAETASKQEARTSFRELLAYAREHAANLDGVLFYKVDRAARNLFDYVELERLEADYGLPVIYVAQPTENSPAGRMQRRILANMATFYTEQQSVDVREGLARRVQSGLFVGKAPYGYTNKRQDGRSVVVVDPKAAAAVRRAFELYAYHSHTLDSLSAQLTREGFEYSPTHPGFVRSKLHMILRDRAYLGEVRYRDAWHPGVHPPIVPGEVFERVQELFGVKTYHASESVYGGAMILCGHCGKPLVVEVKRKTSKTGTREYRYYRCARYNAEEHPRVRLVESELDRQMLDLFQRMRIEDEGVRRWVVEVLRAKSKTAEQDATAERDELQRELDAVRKQKDRLLSLRLLDEIESETFAAKQSELRSKETKLQTRLEGTSRQQSERGDLAVKVFELSQALGAKWLAADIAEKRLLLEIVCLNLKLVDVTLVPAMRKPFDMLAEGLLVSSSRGDRI
- a CDS encoding IS5 family transposase, coding for MKHTTGKSYPSDVTDAEWEFLLPYLSLMREDVPQRAYSLRDQFNAMRYVVKTGIQWDFLPHEMPPWRAVYQQMRRWFEAGVFEEIAQDLRLMVRLLEGRDEQPTAVIMDARTLQSTPESGGRAGYDGAKKKKGSKANIAVDTLGNLLAVYITAANEQDRDQVAILSQRVQEVTGSNVEIAYVDQGYTGAAAAEQAEASSIRLQVIKHTETKRGFVLLPRRWVVERTFGWLSRFRRLARDYERLTVTLTNFHWLAFLTILLAKIYRQSQ
- a CDS encoding DUF1552 domain-containing protein, whose product is MSTELTRRSLLKGITLGAGATLLSPILAQLAAHAAGDEQHALRKRVVFVVQSNGLNPNHLVPVGVKRRPDGRNERPTNDKLEELTLHDKELHSALEPLTPFKDRMAFVQGLSGRIAISDHSANHGALGAYGANRGAMMQTIDSAIGEALPGTFSHVAVGLNGGEGPMNYRVSAAGPGKEVPIICSPDLAFASLFGSVAEGSGKAAFDRRTNLLDFMADDVRRSRAELVGDERQKFDRYLEAFETLHNRQRELVAKTEELKKVVPKLGEKATTSVSSLILEAQFEIAGAALVAGLTNVVTLASGGGGQQFGKFPEFNIPDLHGIGHGNAYGRESSEDCFVELRRFHTRLIAGLVAKLQNTPEGSGTMLDNTLLVYLSDSGEGHHPSLYEWPVVLIGNLGGKLKTDGRYLQFPNYGTPNHRTMANLYCTLLHAVGKPRDKFGVPDPGLRDVDQTGVISELLA
- a CDS encoding DUF1588 domain-containing protein, with the translated sequence MKCHGPNKQEGDVRLDDLSTNESNDLARWNMVREQLRGGLMPPEEEPQIPREKLATVLEWLSLQASKQRLPLPNQGNLISHELLFGNLATGNAPTSARVWRLSPDGYKGFVGEVHRGRADGLVQPFTVIPERGIKDFAELYSIDEPSTEVLLRNAEIIVAGQTAHVIKEGKLQGKNDTIGEFVKLMDPALVPSREQLESAVQTQFRLAIGRKADASEVERFLSLYEKCATDGDRPAAVKTMLQAVLLRADAMYRSEVGAATEGDSGRQALKPLELARALSLALGDRRESGIMQAAEKGELTTREEVAAHVKRILDDPKIKKPRLLRFFQEYFEYHRAPDVFKDKPTDKIKHVPQVLVSDTDRLVLHILEQDKDVLRELLTTRLSFVNYNTKVDKSQPDRPLVGVPFDVIPPPDKNPKNKPEWLGGVDAVYGFQQWPQKQPTELPEGQRLGILMQPSWLVAWSTNFDNDVVRRGRWIRERLLGGTVPDLPIGVVAQVPDDKHRTYRDRLTVTRDAKCWKCHQQMDELGLPLENFDHYGRFRSTEAVLDLEATEKNVDNKGKQLGPITREVALDTSGTIANSGDARLDGTVRDPRELVLRLADSDRVRQVFVRHAFRYFLGRNETLADARTLQQADRSYVESGGSFKALVVSLLTSDSFLLRATPSPLDPQPTTLGAPQ
- a CDS encoding GntR family transcriptional regulator — protein: MIACSKEFLSGQFASRTERSELGVVREFGVSHMPIHDALQQLAKEGLVHRHYNCRAHVAGITTDDIFEIFEMRKFLEKRATELAAGRLDARQRAPLQVDDQAPLQATARGESWTSQRAGFDDLFHTTIAHAGEKANGGPNTAWQEYFLRTIPIASSSVAD